From a region of the Rhodococcus sp. 4CII genome:
- a CDS encoding AMP-binding protein: MYPGRHVFDHPDRPAVVMHPSGITVTYAELDARANRLAALFRSDGLVPGDHIALLMENHLEMIVAMSAAERSGLFYTPVNSFLSAAEAAYIIDDSRSRLVITTTTKAEAARELPGLCPRVSRWLMVDAEPGSPALTGPFESYSHAVAGYPTTPGENERLGTPMFYSSGTTGRPKAIKRLLPDAHPGEILAIEDFGRKLFHLREGMRFLSPAPLYHSGPQSTVAISLRLGATVVVMERFDAEQYLDLVEKHHITHSMVVPTMFSRMLKLPAEKRNQDLSSLEVVVHGAAPCPVAVKEAMIDWWGPVIYEYYGGTEANGMCGATPEEWLAHKGTVGRPFMGEPVILDDDGNECPPGVAGNIWFRGEGSGFEYFNDPGKTADAKDDTGTMSKIGDIGYLDEDGFLYLTDRQAFVIISGGVNIYPQEIENLLVTHPKVLDAAVFGVPDEDFGEAVKAVIQAADPAATDPSLAAELDEFCRAHLAKFKCPKSFDFIDDMPRLPTGKLYKKSLRDAYWAGADTAAARASV, translated from the coding sequence ATGTACCCCGGTCGCCATGTCTTCGACCACCCTGATCGCCCCGCAGTGGTGATGCACCCCAGCGGGATCACTGTGACCTACGCAGAACTCGATGCCCGCGCCAACCGGCTGGCAGCCCTCTTCCGGTCCGACGGACTCGTTCCCGGCGACCACATCGCGCTGCTGATGGAGAACCACCTCGAGATGATCGTGGCGATGTCGGCGGCCGAACGCTCGGGCTTGTTCTACACCCCGGTCAACTCGTTCCTGTCGGCAGCCGAAGCCGCGTACATCATCGACGACTCCCGGTCACGCCTGGTGATCACCACCACGACCAAGGCCGAGGCGGCACGGGAACTCCCCGGCTTGTGCCCGCGGGTGAGCCGTTGGCTCATGGTCGATGCCGAGCCCGGATCACCGGCCCTGACCGGCCCGTTCGAGTCGTACTCGCATGCCGTGGCCGGCTACCCGACCACCCCCGGCGAGAACGAGCGCCTGGGCACGCCGATGTTCTACTCCTCCGGAACCACCGGCCGCCCCAAGGCGATCAAGCGCCTGCTGCCGGACGCCCACCCGGGCGAGATCCTCGCGATCGAAGACTTCGGACGCAAGCTCTTCCACCTACGCGAGGGCATGCGATTCCTCTCCCCCGCCCCGCTGTACCACTCGGGACCGCAGTCGACAGTCGCGATCAGCCTGCGGCTCGGCGCGACGGTGGTCGTGATGGAGCGCTTCGACGCCGAGCAGTACCTCGACCTGGTCGAGAAGCATCACATCACCCACTCCATGGTGGTGCCGACGATGTTCTCCCGGATGCTCAAACTGCCCGCCGAGAAGCGCAATCAGGACCTGTCCTCGCTCGAGGTCGTGGTGCACGGCGCCGCCCCCTGTCCGGTCGCGGTCAAGGAGGCCATGATCGACTGGTGGGGTCCGGTGATCTACGAGTACTACGGCGGCACCGAAGCCAACGGCATGTGCGGGGCCACCCCGGAAGAGTGGCTCGCGCACAAGGGCACCGTCGGCCGGCCATTCATGGGTGAACCGGTGATCCTGGACGACGACGGCAACGAGTGCCCACCCGGCGTCGCCGGAAACATCTGGTTCCGCGGCGAGGGAAGCGGATTCGAGTACTTCAACGATCCCGGCAAGACCGCCGACGCCAAGGACGACACCGGCACGATGTCGAAGATCGGCGACATCGGCTACCTGGACGAGGACGGATTCCTCTACCTCACCGACCGCCAGGCCTTCGTGATCATCTCGGGTGGGGTGAACATCTACCCCCAGGAAATCGAAAACCTGCTCGTCACCCACCCGAAGGTATTGGACGCCGCCGTCTTCGGCGTCCCCGACGAGGACTTCGGCGAAGCCGTCAAGGCCGTGATCCAGGCGGCCGACCCCGCAGCGACGGACCCGAGCCTGGCCGCCGAGCTCGACGAGTTCTGCCGCGCACACCTCGCAAAGTTCAAATGCCCCAAGTCCTTCGACTTCATCGACGACATGCCACGGTTGCCCACCGGAAAGCTCTACAAGAAGTCGTTGCGCGATGCCTACTGGGCCGGCGCAGACACCGCAGCCGCCCGCGCCTCGGTCTGA
- a CDS encoding 3-hydroxyacyl-CoA dehydrogenase NAD-binding domain-containing protein, whose product MTETTTWSQDEQGVVVLTFDDPNQSVNTMTADWSASLASALDRLETLGDQLTGVILTSAKKTFFAGGDLGGLLATTPEQAGELTDFANGAKAMLRRLETLGVPVVAALAGTALGGGLEIALAAHHRIAVDSPALRVGLPEVTLGLLPGGGGIVRTVRLLGLDRALDKVLLPGTAFRVQEALDLGLLDRLVPDADTLIPAAREWISSNPSARQPWDRGQFIPGGTTYTPAIENQLPMRAAALRNRHKGAPMPAPANILAAAVEGTQVDFDTASAIETRYFVELATGAVSKNIIQGTFFDKQTVRAGASRPKDFPTHRANLVAVLGAGMMGAGVALSCALVGMRVALKDVDAAAAERGKDYARKVLGKQVDAGKRTREDADAVLALITPTADVADLAGADLVIEAVFEDPDLKKKVFGEVLDVIAPDAVLASNTSTLPITDLADGVPRPDDFIGLHFFSPVDRMELIEIIVGDKTSDATLAKAFDIALQMRKIPIVVGDGRGFFTSRVILQRLVEAAAMVGEGIDPQSIEQASLQAGYPLGTLALLDELTLSLPLKIRGQFREVAQSRGAELADHPGDAVLTAMVEELGRPSRVASGGFYEYPDGRRGTLWSGLAQRFPVSGDRANLTDLRDRLLFAEVLETVRCHEDGILRSTADANVGSLLGIGFPVWTGGTSQFVAGFPGGTEAFVARARELAEAYGPRFTPPASLLEG is encoded by the coding sequence ATGACCGAGACCACCACCTGGAGTCAGGACGAGCAGGGCGTCGTGGTCCTGACCTTCGACGACCCCAACCAGTCCGTGAACACGATGACCGCCGACTGGTCCGCCTCCCTGGCCTCGGCCCTGGACCGGCTCGAGACCCTCGGCGACCAGCTCACCGGCGTCATCCTCACCTCCGCCAAGAAGACGTTCTTCGCGGGCGGCGACCTCGGCGGCCTGCTCGCCACCACACCCGAGCAGGCCGGCGAACTGACCGACTTCGCGAACGGGGCGAAGGCGATGCTGCGGCGCCTCGAGACCCTCGGCGTCCCGGTAGTCGCAGCGCTCGCCGGCACCGCGCTCGGCGGCGGTCTCGAGATCGCGCTCGCCGCCCACCACCGCATCGCCGTCGACTCCCCAGCACTGCGGGTCGGCCTCCCCGAGGTCACCCTCGGGCTGCTGCCCGGCGGCGGTGGCATCGTCCGCACCGTGCGCCTGCTCGGTCTCGACCGCGCGCTGGACAAGGTCCTCCTGCCCGGCACCGCCTTCCGCGTCCAGGAAGCCCTCGACCTGGGGCTGCTGGACCGGCTCGTCCCGGATGCCGACACGCTGATTCCCGCTGCCCGAGAATGGATCTCCTCGAACCCGAGCGCCCGCCAGCCGTGGGACCGCGGCCAGTTCATCCCCGGCGGCACCACATACACCCCGGCGATCGAGAACCAGCTGCCGATGCGGGCCGCGGCACTGCGAAACCGCCACAAGGGCGCCCCGATGCCCGCCCCGGCGAACATCCTCGCCGCCGCGGTCGAGGGCACCCAGGTGGACTTCGACACCGCCTCTGCGATCGAGACCCGTTACTTCGTCGAACTCGCGACCGGCGCCGTGTCGAAGAACATCATCCAGGGCACCTTCTTCGACAAGCAGACCGTGCGGGCGGGTGCCAGCAGGCCGAAGGACTTCCCCACCCACCGCGCGAACCTCGTCGCCGTCCTCGGCGCAGGCATGATGGGCGCCGGTGTCGCCCTCTCGTGCGCGCTCGTCGGGATGCGGGTCGCACTCAAGGACGTCGACGCCGCTGCCGCCGAGCGGGGCAAGGACTACGCCCGCAAGGTGCTCGGCAAGCAGGTCGATGCGGGCAAGCGCACCCGCGAGGACGCCGACGCGGTCCTCGCCCTGATCACCCCCACCGCCGACGTCGCGGACCTCGCGGGCGCGGATCTGGTGATCGAGGCCGTATTCGAGGACCCCGACCTCAAGAAGAAAGTCTTCGGGGAGGTGCTCGACGTGATCGCCCCCGACGCGGTGCTCGCATCGAACACCTCGACGCTGCCGATCACGGACCTCGCCGACGGCGTGCCCCGCCCCGACGACTTCATCGGCCTGCACTTCTTCTCACCGGTCGACCGGATGGAACTGATCGAGATCATCGTCGGTGACAAGACCAGCGACGCGACCCTGGCGAAGGCCTTCGACATCGCCCTGCAGATGCGGAAGATCCCGATCGTCGTCGGCGACGGACGCGGCTTCTTCACCAGCCGGGTGATCCTGCAGCGCCTCGTCGAGGCCGCCGCGATGGTCGGCGAGGGTATCGACCCCCAGTCGATCGAGCAGGCGTCCCTGCAGGCCGGTTATCCGCTCGGCACGCTCGCCCTGCTCGACGAGCTGACGCTGTCGCTGCCGCTGAAGATCCGTGGCCAGTTCCGCGAGGTCGCACAGAGCCGGGGTGCCGAGCTCGCCGATCATCCCGGCGACGCGGTGCTCACCGCGATGGTCGAGGAGCTCGGCCGGCCCAGCCGCGTCGCCAGCGGCGGCTTCTACGAGTACCCGGACGGCCGCCGCGGGACGCTGTGGTCCGGCCTCGCGCAGCGCTTCCCGGTGTCCGGTGACCGCGCGAACCTGACGGACCTGCGTGACCGGCTGCTCTTCGCCGAGGTGCTCGAGACGGTCCGCTGCCACGAGGACGGCATCCTCCGGTCCACCGCCGACGCCAATGTCGGATCGCTGCTCGGCATCGGCTTCCCGGTGTGGACCGGCGGTACCAGCCAGTTCGTCGCCGGATTCCCCGGCGGCACCGAGGCGTTCGTGGCGCGCGCCCGGGAACTCGCCGAGGCGTACGGTCCGCGGTTCACCCCGCCGGCCTCGCTGCTGGAGGGCTGA
- a CDS encoding acetyl-CoA C-acetyltransferase — protein sequence MPHDVYVYDAFRTPRGRGRGGALHGVKPISLVTGLLRALQDRNPSLDTKRVDDLILGVVSPLRDQGADLARIAAIAAGLPETVAGVQMNRFCASGLEAVNTASQKIASGWESLVLAGGVESMSRVPMGSDGGAWANDPETNLTTGFVPQGIGADLIATIEGFTREDVDAFAVESQRRAATAWDEGRFARSIVPVLDRNGQTILDHDEHIRRGTTLESLGKIKPAFAALGAQAGFDAVALQKYHWIEKIDHVHTGGNSSGIVDGAALVALGNETVGRELGLTPRARIVAGAVSGSDPTIMLTGPAPASLKALEVAGLSVSDIDLFEINEAFSSVVLRFMRDLDLPHEKVNVNGGAIAMGHPLGATGAMLISTVIDELERRDQRRALITLCVGGGMGIATIVERV from the coding sequence ATGCCTCATGACGTGTACGTGTACGACGCCTTTCGCACCCCACGCGGGCGGGGACGTGGAGGAGCCCTGCACGGCGTCAAGCCGATCTCACTCGTCACCGGATTACTCCGCGCCCTCCAGGACCGCAACCCGAGCCTCGACACCAAGCGCGTCGACGACCTGATCCTCGGTGTCGTGAGCCCGCTGCGAGATCAAGGCGCGGACCTTGCACGCATCGCCGCCATCGCCGCGGGCCTCCCCGAGACGGTGGCCGGCGTCCAGATGAACCGCTTCTGCGCCTCCGGCCTCGAGGCCGTCAACACCGCCTCACAGAAGATCGCCTCGGGCTGGGAGTCCCTGGTGCTCGCCGGCGGCGTCGAGAGCATGTCCCGGGTTCCGATGGGCTCCGACGGCGGCGCCTGGGCGAACGACCCGGAGACCAACCTCACCACCGGGTTCGTCCCACAGGGCATCGGCGCCGACCTGATCGCCACGATCGAGGGCTTCACCCGCGAGGACGTCGACGCGTTCGCCGTCGAGTCCCAGCGCCGCGCCGCGACCGCCTGGGACGAGGGCAGGTTCGCCCGCTCGATCGTGCCGGTCCTCGATCGGAACGGCCAGACGATCCTCGACCACGACGAGCACATCCGCCGCGGCACCACCCTCGAGTCGCTCGGAAAGATCAAGCCCGCCTTCGCCGCACTCGGCGCACAGGCCGGCTTCGACGCGGTAGCACTGCAGAAGTACCACTGGATCGAGAAGATCGACCACGTCCACACCGGCGGAAACTCCTCCGGCATCGTCGACGGCGCCGCCCTCGTCGCGCTCGGCAACGAGACGGTCGGCCGTGAACTCGGACTGACTCCCCGGGCCCGCATCGTCGCGGGCGCCGTCAGCGGATCCGATCCGACGATCATGCTGACCGGTCCCGCACCGGCGAGCCTCAAGGCCCTCGAGGTCGCCGGCCTGTCGGTCAGCGACATCGACCTGTTCGAGATCAACGAGGCCTTCTCGTCCGTCGTCCTGCGGTTCATGCGGGACCTCGACCTCCCGCACGAGAAGGTCAACGTCAACGGCGGCGCGATCGCGATGGGCCACCCGCTCGGCGCGACCGGCGCGATGCTCATCTCCACCGTCATCGACGAACTCGAGCGCCGCGACCAGCGCCGCGCCCTGATCACCCTGTGCGTCGGCGGCGGCATGGGCATCGCCACGATCGTCGAGCGGGTGTGA
- a CDS encoding lipid-transfer protein, protein MTNVCVSGIGMVPFAKPGKSETYDRMGAGAAAAALQDAGLEYRDVQQAFVGYVYGDSTSGQNALYGIGMTGIPVVNVNNNCSTGSSALWLARQAVASGAADCVLALGFEQMQPGALVNAYGDRPSPTARGEQVATARRGGDVPGPMAAKLFGGAGVTYMERYGVTPELFGRVSVKARTHAGRNPLAVFRDPIDLETVMTAAPVWGPLTRLMCCPPTNGAAAAVVCSDEFARSRGLDASVRLRAQSLVTDVAGTFDTTDMMKVVGYDMTAKAAAEVYEQSGVDPLDIPLVELHDCFSTNEVITYEGLGLTPEGTAEKFVLDGDNTYGGRVVTNPSGGLLSKGHPLGATGLAQCAELVWQLRGQAGDRQVDGARIALQHNLGLGGACVVSLYEKVG, encoded by the coding sequence ATGACCAACGTCTGCGTCAGTGGCATCGGAATGGTGCCCTTCGCGAAACCGGGAAAGAGCGAGACCTACGACCGGATGGGCGCCGGGGCCGCGGCCGCCGCCCTCCAGGATGCCGGACTCGAATACCGTGACGTCCAGCAAGCTTTCGTCGGATACGTCTACGGCGACTCCACCTCCGGACAGAACGCTCTCTACGGCATCGGGATGACCGGAATCCCCGTCGTGAACGTCAACAACAACTGCTCGACGGGCTCGAGCGCGCTGTGGCTCGCACGCCAGGCGGTCGCCTCGGGAGCCGCGGACTGCGTTCTCGCACTCGGCTTCGAACAGATGCAGCCCGGCGCGCTCGTCAACGCCTACGGCGACCGCCCCAGCCCGACCGCGCGCGGCGAGCAGGTGGCCACCGCGCGGCGCGGTGGGGACGTCCCGGGCCCCATGGCAGCCAAGCTGTTCGGCGGTGCGGGCGTGACGTACATGGAGCGCTACGGCGTCACCCCCGAATTGTTCGGCCGGGTCTCGGTGAAGGCCCGGACCCACGCCGGACGCAACCCCCTCGCCGTCTTTCGGGATCCGATCGATCTCGAGACCGTGATGACCGCCGCGCCGGTCTGGGGTCCGCTGACCCGGCTGATGTGCTGCCCGCCGACCAACGGAGCCGCGGCCGCGGTCGTGTGTAGCGATGAGTTCGCACGCAGCCGCGGTCTGGACGCGAGCGTGCGCCTGCGTGCCCAGTCGCTGGTCACCGACGTCGCCGGAACCTTCGACACGACCGACATGATGAAGGTTGTCGGCTACGACATGACCGCGAAGGCGGCCGCCGAGGTGTACGAGCAGTCCGGTGTCGACCCGCTCGACATCCCGCTCGTCGAACTGCACGACTGCTTCAGCACCAACGAGGTGATCACCTACGAGGGCCTCGGGCTCACCCCGGAAGGAACAGCAGAGAAATTCGTCCTCGACGGCGACAACACCTACGGCGGCCGTGTGGTGACCAACCCATCCGGCGGGCTGCTGTCCAAGGGGCACCCGCTGGGGGCGACCGGACTCGCGCAATGCGCGGAACTGGTGTGGCAGCTGCGCGGGCAGGCGGGCGACCGGCAGGTCGACGGCGCGCGAATCGCATTGCAGCACAACCTCGGACTCGGCGGCGCCTGCGTCGTGTCACTCTACGAGAAGGTGGGATGA
- a CDS encoding enoyl-CoA hydratase-related protein: protein MTDTVAPGAHAEVTYEDVRYDAADGIAVITLDAPERRNAMRVQMLVSVLRALDLADRDPQVRAVIVTGAGEAFSLGAALDGPETLSRALVEDIEGHTPTGYREPAGRISERLFAMQKPVIAALNGHAVGGGVTIAAAMDIRIASEKARFGFVFNRRGVVPEGASSWFLPRLVGIGRATDWILSGRVFDAAEAYAAGFLTQVVPADQVMAAARTYAEQFVRDTSPTSVALSKRLLAASWAQPHPRGAAAEESRAYASRVDSLDAREGVLSFLEHRQALFLPLDPVPAERF from the coding sequence GTGACGGACACCGTCGCCCCCGGCGCGCACGCCGAGGTCACCTACGAGGACGTGCGCTACGACGCCGCCGACGGCATCGCGGTGATCACCCTCGACGCGCCCGAGCGCCGAAACGCCATGCGGGTGCAGATGCTCGTCAGTGTTCTGCGGGCGCTCGACCTCGCCGATCGTGATCCGCAGGTGCGCGCGGTGATCGTCACCGGCGCCGGTGAGGCGTTCTCCCTGGGCGCTGCACTCGACGGTCCGGAGACGTTGAGCCGGGCGCTCGTCGAGGACATCGAGGGACACACGCCGACCGGATACCGCGAGCCGGCTGGACGGATCAGCGAGCGACTGTTCGCCATGCAGAAGCCGGTGATCGCCGCGCTCAACGGGCACGCGGTCGGCGGCGGGGTGACCATCGCCGCCGCGATGGACATCCGGATCGCCAGCGAGAAGGCCCGATTCGGCTTCGTGTTCAATCGCCGCGGCGTGGTGCCGGAGGGGGCCTCCTCGTGGTTCCTGCCCCGCCTGGTCGGGATCGGCCGCGCCACCGACTGGATCCTCTCCGGGCGTGTCTTCGACGCCGCCGAGGCATACGCCGCCGGGTTCCTGACGCAAGTGGTACCCGCCGACCAGGTGATGGCAGCCGCCCGAACGTACGCCGAGCAGTTCGTCCGCGACACCTCACCGACCTCGGTGGCGCTCTCCAAGCGCCTCCTCGCCGCAAGTTGGGCGCAGCCGCACCCCCGCGGCGCCGCCGCCGAGGAATCCCGCGCCTATGCGTCGCGGGTCGACTCCCTGGACGCCCGGGAAGGGGTGCTCTCGTTTCTCGAGCACCGACAGGCGCTCTTCCTCCCGCTCGACCCCGTACCGGCCGAGAGATTCTGA
- a CDS encoding MaoC family dehydratase N-terminal domain-containing protein: MALDHAILDVTPPILSLDVERGRIHQFAVAIGEKNQVYRDRDAALAAGHPDVLAPPTFLFGLELENSDVFGDLAAHGVDLGNVLHGEQRFRYFADVHAGDRLQFESTYVDAYSKASGTLDFLVRRTTVTRGGTVVAELESVSVIKNPGSNS, encoded by the coding sequence ATGGCTCTCGACCACGCGATCCTCGACGTCACCCCGCCGATCCTGTCCCTCGACGTCGAGCGGGGGCGGATCCATCAGTTCGCGGTCGCGATCGGGGAGAAGAACCAGGTCTACCGCGACCGGGACGCCGCGCTCGCGGCGGGCCACCCTGATGTGCTCGCGCCGCCCACCTTCCTCTTCGGTCTCGAACTCGAGAACTCCGACGTCTTCGGCGACCTCGCCGCCCACGGGGTCGATCTCGGGAACGTCCTGCACGGCGAGCAGCGATTCCGGTACTTCGCCGACGTCCACGCCGGGGACCGGCTGCAGTTCGAATCCACCTACGTCGACGCGTACTCCAAGGCCTCGGGCACACTCGACTTCCTGGTGCGTCGCACCACCGTGACCCGAGGCGGCACCGTCGTGGCCGAGCTCGAGAGTGTCAGCGTCATCAAAAACCCCGGGAGCAATTCGTGA
- a CDS encoding acyl-CoA dehydrogenase family protein yields MRRTLYTAEHEAFRSAFRSLLDREAVPNVEKWEQAGTVDRDFITTAAESGFLGFEFETEYGGLGISDFRYNAVMTEEVVRSGMAGDTFSMQNDIIVPYLRDLATDDQKKRWLPKFTRGECVTALGMTEPGAGSDLASIRTSAVRDGDNLVINGTKTFITSGATCDLAIVLVRTGERDGRGTSLVLVENGTPGFERGRPMHKIGRKAQDTAELVFTDCRVPASNVLGEPGRGFRSAIANLPRERLSIAVSGVASAVHALELALDHVRSRVAFGGPLADLQSVRMAIAEMHTDIQVLQHYVDGCVTAVDRGELTAAEAAGAKYKATELQWDVVDRCLQLFGGYGYMEEYPIARIWRDARIQRIYGGANEVMKDLVGRAVVAQ; encoded by the coding sequence GTGCGTCGCACCCTGTACACCGCCGAGCACGAGGCGTTCCGATCGGCGTTCCGGTCGCTACTCGACCGGGAAGCGGTGCCGAACGTCGAGAAGTGGGAGCAGGCCGGCACGGTCGACCGGGACTTCATCACCACGGCGGCCGAATCCGGATTCCTCGGTTTCGAATTCGAGACCGAGTATGGCGGACTGGGCATCTCGGACTTTCGCTACAACGCCGTGATGACCGAAGAGGTCGTGCGCTCGGGCATGGCCGGGGACACCTTCAGCATGCAGAACGACATCATCGTGCCGTACCTACGCGACCTCGCCACCGACGATCAGAAGAAGCGCTGGCTGCCGAAGTTCACCCGCGGCGAGTGCGTCACTGCCCTGGGCATGACCGAGCCGGGCGCCGGCTCCGATCTCGCGTCGATCCGCACCTCCGCAGTGCGCGACGGCGACAACCTGGTGATCAACGGCACCAAAACGTTCATCACCAGCGGGGCCACCTGTGATCTGGCGATCGTGCTGGTGCGCACCGGCGAACGTGACGGCCGTGGCACTTCGCTTGTGCTGGTCGAGAACGGGACACCCGGGTTCGAACGCGGCCGCCCGATGCACAAGATCGGCCGCAAGGCCCAGGACACCGCCGAACTCGTGTTCACCGACTGCCGTGTCCCTGCGTCCAACGTCCTCGGCGAACCGGGCCGCGGATTCCGTTCGGCCATCGCGAATCTCCCGCGCGAGAGGCTGTCGATCGCGGTCTCCGGCGTGGCCTCCGCGGTGCACGCGTTGGAACTCGCACTCGACCACGTCCGATCCCGTGTCGCGTTCGGCGGCCCGCTCGCAGACCTGCAGTCGGTGCGGATGGCGATCGCCGAAATGCACACCGACATTCAGGTGCTCCAGCACTACGTCGACGGGTGCGTCACCGCGGTCGACCGCGGTGAGCTGACCGCCGCCGAGGCTGCGGGCGCGAAGTACAAGGCGACCGAGTTGCAGTGGGACGTCGTGGACCGGTGCCTGCAGTTGTTCGGCGGCTACGGCTACATGGAGGAGTACCCGATCGCGCGGATCTGGCGCGACGCGCGCATCCAGCGCATCTACGGAGGAGCGAACGAAGTGATGAAGGATCTGGTCGGCCGAGCGGTGGTGGCGCAGTGA
- a CDS encoding SDR family oxidoreductase, translating into MSVQKLQDKIALVSGSGRGIGRAVAVKLASEGAKVVVNDLDPEPAKEVVAEIEALGGQAVACVGSVTDPDFADRFVATAVDNFGGIDIIVNNAGYTWDNVIQKMNDQQWADIIDVHLTAPFRILRAAQPVISAAVKREREAGFVPCRKVVNISSTSGLQGNPGQANYSSAKAGLVGLTKTIAKEWGRYNVTSNAVAYGVINTRLTSVTTEEKTIDVDGRSIKVGVNPAVMDAATKQIALGRAGSVEEAAGAVYLLCSPESSYITGEVLVCGGGL; encoded by the coding sequence GTGAGCGTGCAGAAACTGCAGGACAAGATCGCACTGGTCTCGGGCTCCGGCCGCGGCATCGGCCGCGCGGTTGCCGTGAAGCTGGCGTCCGAGGGCGCCAAGGTCGTCGTCAACGACCTCGATCCCGAACCCGCGAAGGAGGTCGTCGCGGAGATCGAGGCGCTCGGTGGCCAGGCCGTCGCCTGCGTCGGCAGCGTCACCGACCCCGATTTCGCCGATCGCTTCGTCGCGACCGCCGTCGACAACTTCGGCGGCATCGACATCATCGTCAACAATGCCGGCTACACCTGGGACAACGTGATCCAGAAGATGAACGACCAGCAGTGGGCGGACATCATCGACGTCCACCTCACTGCTCCGTTCCGAATCCTGCGGGCTGCTCAGCCGGTGATCAGCGCGGCGGTCAAGCGCGAGCGGGAGGCCGGCTTCGTGCCCTGCCGCAAGGTCGTCAACATCTCGTCCACCTCCGGCCTGCAGGGCAACCCCGGCCAGGCGAACTACTCCTCTGCCAAGGCTGGCTTGGTGGGTCTGACCAAGACGATCGCCAAGGAGTGGGGCCGCTACAACGTCACCTCGAACGCAGTCGCCTACGGCGTGATCAACACTCGGCTCACCTCGGTCACCACCGAGGAGAAGACCATCGACGTCGACGGCCGCTCCATCAAGGTCGGCGTCAACCCGGCGGTGATGGACGCCGCCACCAAGCAGATCGCCCTCGGCCGCGCGGGTTCCGTCGAGGAAGCCGCGGGCGCCGTCTACCTGCTGTGCAGCCCCGAGTCGAGCTACATCACCGGCGAGGTGCTCGTCTGCGGCGGCGGACTGTGA
- a CDS encoding MaoC/PaaZ C-terminal domain-containing protein: protein MPELRPGRISRATLALFAGASGDHNPIHIDIDSARASGVDDVFAHGMLLMAYLGRLLTDWIPQGRILELSTRFTAITPVLAEPVLNAQIREIVTVDGEQRANLDLSAVLADGTRTLLGAAVVAW, encoded by the coding sequence GTGCCCGAGCTGCGGCCCGGCCGGATCAGCCGCGCAACCCTGGCCCTGTTCGCGGGTGCGTCCGGCGATCACAATCCGATCCACATCGACATCGACTCGGCGCGGGCGTCCGGCGTCGACGACGTATTCGCCCACGGCATGCTGTTGATGGCCTATCTCGGGCGGCTGCTCACCGACTGGATCCCTCAGGGCCGCATCCTGGAGCTGTCCACCCGATTCACCGCGATCACTCCGGTTCTCGCAGAGCCGGTGCTGAACGCGCAGATCAGGGAGATTGTCACGGTCGACGGCGAACAGCGCGCGAATCTGGACCTGTCGGCGGTGCTCGCCGACGGCACCCGCACCCTGCTCGGCGCCGCCGTGGTGGCGTGGTAG